A stretch of the Lactuca sativa cultivar Salinas chromosome 9, Lsat_Salinas_v11, whole genome shotgun sequence genome encodes the following:
- the LOC111879436 gene encoding LOW QUALITY PROTEIN: protein MIZU-KUSSEI 1 (The sequence of the model RefSeq protein was modified relative to this genomic sequence to represent the inferred CDS: inserted 2 bases in 1 codon), with amino-acid sequence MLSSNSYRMKHDHGLLSLSRNSSSKITPSNYITCTLFVIDPNCINDNKPLVGKSSPLSYXVSRTRSGISTLIRSLLTVISIPAIIPTFRWLSLPTQLSPTPSLGRKVTGTLFGNRRGHVSFAVQYDPRSAPVLIIELAVSTAALVKEMSSGQVRITLECEKQQHSGLSSRRGDSKLFNEPTWTMYCNGRNYGYASSRACSDSDWHTLSTVQRVSVGAGVLPVLEGSRKSSAGGSCGESEGEFLYMRARFQRVVGSRDSEAYYMMNMDGNRGPEFSIYLLRV; translated from the exons ATGTTATCATCAAACTCTTACAGAATGAAGCATGATCATGGTCTTCTCTCTCTGTCCAGAAACAGCTCCAGCAAAATAACCCCATCAAATTACATCACCTGCACGTTATTTGTAATCGATCCAAATTGTATCAACGACAACAAACCCCTTGTCGGTAAAAGCTCTCCTCTATCATA AGTATCCAGAACCCGCTCTGGAATCTCCACACTTATACGCTCGCTTCTAACTGTCATATCAATCCCTGCAATCATTCCCACCTTCCGGTGGCTAAGCTTACCGACCCAGCTGTCACCAACGCCGTCGCTCGGCCGAAAAGTCACCGGAACGTTGTTTGGTAACCGGAGAGGACATGTCAGCTTTGCGGTGCAATATGATCCACGGTCCGCACCTGTTCTGATCATTGAACTGGCGGTGTCCACGGCGGCGCTCGTTAAGGAGATGTCCTCAGGGCAAGTAAGGATCACACTTGAGTGCGAGAAACAGCAACACTCCGGGTTGTCTAGTCGTCGGGGAGACTCTAAGCTGTTCAACGAACCCACATGGACGATGTACTGTAACGGAAGGAATTATGGATACGCGTCGTCAAGGGCGTGCTCAGACTCCGACTGGCACACACTGAGCACGGTGCAGAGAGTCTCAGTAGGAGCTGGTGTTCTACCGGTGTTGGAAGGCAGCAGAAAAAGTAGCGCCGGAGGAAGTTGCGGAGAGTCGGAGGGCGAGTTCCTGTACATGAGAGCGAGATTTCAGCGAGTCGTGGGGAGTCGTGACTCGGAAGCTTATTATATGATGAACATGGATGGAAACAGAGGGCCTGAATTCAGTATATATTTACTTAgagtataa